Proteins encoded together in one Acipenser ruthenus chromosome 22, fAciRut3.2 maternal haplotype, whole genome shotgun sequence window:
- the LOC117431757 gene encoding leukocyte cell-derived chemotaxin-2-like: MLMSNYFSLYLCTRQRWSSPLGLDIKCSDVSTVYAPFDAKLNGQARPYGNGNLIDDGITLSGKGVCVKLFYVKPFNYRGNVKKGDKIGNLLPMQKVYSGITSHIHVQMCDKSDPTPYL; encoded by the exons ATGCTTATGTCTAACTATTTCTCACTATATTTATGTACTCGGCAGCGGTGGTCATCTCCACTAGGACTTGACATTAAGTGTTCAGATGTTTCCACTGTTTACGCTCCATTTGATGCTAAACTTAATGGCCAGGCTAGACCCTATGGTAATGGAAACCTAATTGATGATGGCATCACCCTCAGTGGCAAAG GTGTGTGTGTCAAGCTCTTCTATGTGAAGCCATTTAATTACAGAGGCAATGTGAAGAAGGGAGACAAGATTGGAAATCTTCTCCCCATGCAGAAGGTCTACTCAGGCATCACCTCACACATTCATGTTCAGATGTGCGACAAGTCTGACCCCACCCCCTACCTGTGA